A single region of the Amphiura filiformis chromosome 7, Afil_fr2py, whole genome shotgun sequence genome encodes:
- the LOC140157537 gene encoding uncharacterized protein, giving the protein MNKLVLLVLMAAIAYEVRGIELENPKVPLCEDGCPAEDIPLTVATESDIAPDSAVIEQLGTPTGFYLYKVHKYPSSKSGFDVGVSTVYLYYNANDESAVCQCAFTVTVTVG; this is encoded by the exons ATGAACAAGCTTGTGCTTCTGGTATTGATGGCTGCTATTGCCTATGAGGTTAGAG GTATTGAATTAGAAAATCCCAAAGTGCCACTTTGTGAAGATGGGTGTCCTGCGGAAGACATACCACTGACAGTAGCTACTGAATCAGACATTGCACCAGACT ctGCTGTAATTGAACAATTGGGAACACCCACAGGATTCTATCTTTACAAAGTGCATAAATATCCATCATCAAAATCAGGCTTTGATGTTGGCGTAAGCACCGTGTATTTATATTATAACGCGAACGACGAGAGTGCTGTCTGTCAATGTGCTTTTACAGTAACGGTTACTGTTGGTTAA